The genomic DNA AGATTTCCTTCGTTTGTGTACGTTGTCCCGATCGGTCCGCTCAGCTCTTTTACTTTACCGATGTCGTGCAGAATAATTCCGCTGAACAGAAGACCTCTGTTTAACGTCGGATAAATATCGCATAATGAGTCCGCCACACGAAGCATGTAATATACATGGTATGCGAGCCCCGACACGAAGTCGTGGTGATTTGTCATTGCAGCCGGATAGTATGAAAATTCTTTACGGAATTTTGTCAGCAGCTGACGTGTAATGCGCTGCAGGCTGCCGTTCTCGATTTTCAGACAGTAGTCCAGAATTTTATCGTAGAGTTCGTCACCGTCAATCGGTGCTTTCTCTACGAAATCTTTTGCTGCAAGTCCGTCTTCCGGTGTTGCCAGACGGAAGTTTGCGATTTTCATCTGCTTTTTACCGCGGTAATCGATAATATCGCCCTTAACTTTTACAAGTGTTTCCGGTACGAGTACTTCGATATCTTTTGGTGACACATTCCAGTGTTTCGCTTCGACTTCACCGGTTCTGTCCTGCAGTACAATTGTCATGTACGGCTTACCTTGTGTTGTCACGCCCTGCTGGCTGCGTTTAATTAAGAAAAATGTATCTACTGAATCTCCAGGCTGTAATGATGAAATATTATTCACTACCGAACCCTCCTACTTCGTTTTTTCTTTTAGTTTGATCGTTTGGGCAG from Jeotgalicoccus saudimassiliensis includes the following:
- the yhaM gene encoding 3'-5' exoribonuclease YhaM: MNNISSLQPGDSVDTFFLIKRSQQGVTTQGKPYMTIVLQDRTGEVEAKHWNVSPKDIEVLVPETLVKVKGDIIDYRGKKQMKIANFRLATPEDGLAAKDFVEKAPIDGDELYDKILDYCLKIENGSLQRITRQLLTKFRKEFSYYPAAMTNHHDFVSGLAYHVYYMLRVADSLCDIYPTLNRGLLFSGIILHDIGKVKELSGPIGTTYTNEGNLIGHIVIATEEITKVADQLNIEGEEVMLLKHLILSHHGKLEYGSPKVPMIKEAEILHFIDNIDARIMMMDKHIDKANKGSFTERIFPLESRNFYRPESF